TGACTAAAAAGGACACAGAAAAAGTTGTAAATGAAGTTTTTGATGTTATCTCAGATGAGCTCTCAAAAGAAGAAAAAGTTCAATTAATTGGTTTTGGGACTTTTGAGGTAAGAGAAAGAGCCGCAAGAGAAGGAAGAAACCCTTCAACAGGTGAAGTTATTAAGATTGACGCTACTAAAGTTCCTGCATTCAAAGCAGGAAAGGCACTTAAAGACAAAGTGAAAAATGGTTAATTTATAAGTAGGCGGATTTATCCGTCTACTTTTTTTGTATAGTTTTACCCAAAAAGAAAGATACTAATAAAAAAACTTGGGGGGAAATTTATGAATTTTAAGTTATTATTCAAAGTTAAGTTTATTGTGATTCTCTGTTTATTATTAACGTTTTCTTTTATGGGGTGTGCACCTCCTGAAGAAGGGGAGGAGGAGAATGGAGCTTTAGATGAGCAAGAAGAAAATGGTGCTGAAGATTCACCAGAAGATGCTCCAGAGATACCTGAAGCCATATTCACTGCACCTGACGAAGAACCAAGGTTGTCTGTATTTTTCCATGAAGAAGATGATGTACGAGAAATGGAATTTGAGGAATACATTAAAGGTGTTGTTGCTGGTGAAATGGATCCAACCTGGCCTAAAGATGCCTTGGCAGCTCAAGCTATAATTGCAAGAAGCTTTACAATGTTTAAAATAGCTGAAGATGGTGGTCTTCCTGAAAGAAATGCACATGCTTCAACAGATATTCAAGAATTTCAAGCA
This portion of the Natranaerobius trueperi genome encodes:
- a CDS encoding HU family DNA-binding protein; the encoded protein is MNKTELITKVAENSGMTKKDTEKVVNEVFDVISDELSKEEKVQLIGFGTFEVRERAAREGRNPSTGEVIKIDATKVPAFKAGKALKDKVKNG